One genomic region from Nostoc sphaeroides encodes:
- a CDS encoding DUF1818 family protein: MERLLKTGYGWRIGWNPDAPQFKGLVGTDDWAIELTEAELNDFCRLLAQLADTMKQLATELMEEEKIACEAESDLLWMEVEGYAHAYSLRFILNTGRCVEGKWDASAVPDLLQATGILKVF, translated from the coding sequence ATGGAACGCCTTCTAAAAACCGGATATGGCTGGCGTATAGGTTGGAACCCCGATGCACCTCAATTTAAAGGTTTAGTGGGTACAGATGATTGGGCAATAGAGTTAACCGAAGCCGAGTTGAATGATTTTTGCCGTTTACTAGCACAGCTAGCAGACACCATGAAACAACTCGCAACAGAATTAATGGAAGAGGAAAAAATTGCTTGTGAAGCCGAAAGCGATTTATTATGGATGGAGGTAGAAGGCTATGCTCATGCTTACAGTCTGCGCTTCATCTTGAATACAGGGCGATGTGTAGAAGGTAAATGGGATGCTTCTGCTGTTCCAGATTTGCTGCAAGCTACTGGGATACTTAAGGTTTTTTAA
- a CDS encoding helicase-related protein: MPIHDIIDNRNQKLVDQINCILDSSSAAHFAVGYFFLSGFTAIAQRLTNIKELRLLIGNTSNRETVEQIAQGYRRLELIVDKVEAQKYPKHSEEKRMANDTAANIRSSIELMDQTDEAETLVKNLVQMIEEKRLHVRVYTKGTLHAKAYIFDYGTIYDGKGRALERTEKGIAIVGSSNLTLSGISHNTELNVIIHGNDNHTELTNWFEELWNEAEDFNEALMREMKQSWAGSPVRPYDIYMKTLYSLVKDRLEDTTPKDLILEDEITKQLADFQKVAVNNAVQNIRDYGGAFVSDVVGLGKSFIGAAIVKRFEQTERARPLIICPAPLLEMWERYNEVYQLNARVLSMGMLKEDDESGFKVLLDDFKYKDRDFVLIDESHNLRNHTTQRYKVVETFLATGKRCCLLTATPRNKSAWDIYYQLKLFHQDDKTDLPIDPPDLKQYFQLVEKGEKKLPELLSHILIRRTRNHILRFYSFDAQTHQKVVDSSNFREYLDGTRRAYVIVGGKHRFFPKRELETIEYSIEDTYQGLYQELRQYLGKSRKRQLAKPLVNELSYARYGLWNYVLKDKQKQEPYNTLQRAGANLRGLMRVLLFKRFESSVYAFQETIQKLLIVHERFLNGLSQGFIPAGEEAQILLSADYNQAEEQDLMDVLRQVSGKYDLADFNGEKLQQHIEHDINLLKKIQALVEPITPDKDAKLQTLINWLDKLILKDKKRLIFTQYADTAKYLHENLNPQGQQDDIDVIYSGSNKNKTRVVGRFAPKANKEYKFKPGESEINTLIATDVLAEGLNLQDGDLIINYDLHWNPVKLIQRFGRIDRIGSDKDVIYGYNFLPELGIERNLGLKQKLKNRIQEIHDSIGEDAAILDLTEQLNEEAMYAIYEQQGKQLSLLDIESEEDFLDLNEAEEILRKLQKEDSGEFERIANLPHGIRTAKFSMQQKGTYVFCEASDPNRPEIKGYQQLFLLDDEGNIVSRDIPRILGAIKADSTTPSLRVRKEHNSAVMRVKCQFAEEVKHRQAEREFNQRLTQGQRYILRELRIFFKLITEEEVKGQVNILEKAFRSSITQVINRELNILRRNGFIGQELFNQLVQIYRQHNMHEWLNNNSLPTLSVPIPIIICSEALE; encoded by the coding sequence ATGCCTATACATGATATTATAGATAATCGCAATCAAAAATTAGTAGACCAAATCAACTGCATTCTCGACTCATCATCAGCAGCCCATTTTGCAGTAGGTTACTTTTTCCTTTCTGGCTTCACCGCCATTGCACAACGCCTCACAAACATTAAAGAACTACGCCTACTAATTGGTAACACCAGCAACCGCGAAACCGTCGAACAAATCGCCCAAGGATATCGGCGACTAGAATTAATTGTAGATAAAGTTGAAGCTCAAAAATATCCTAAACATAGTGAAGAAAAACGGATGGCTAACGATACAGCAGCCAATATCCGTTCTAGTATAGAACTAATGGATCAAACAGATGAAGCCGAAACACTGGTAAAAAATCTCGTGCAGATGATTGAAGAAAAACGGCTTCATGTTCGAGTTTACACCAAGGGAACTTTACACGCTAAAGCCTATATTTTTGACTATGGTACTATCTATGACGGCAAAGGTAGAGCCTTAGAACGTACAGAAAAAGGTATTGCTATAGTTGGCTCATCTAATCTTACCCTTTCTGGTATCAGCCATAATACTGAACTCAATGTCATAATTCACGGAAACGATAATCATACAGAATTAACTAACTGGTTTGAAGAATTATGGAACGAGGCGGAAGATTTTAATGAAGCATTGATGCGCGAAATGAAACAATCTTGGGCGGGTTCTCCAGTGCGCCCCTATGATATTTACATGAAAACTCTCTATAGTTTAGTCAAAGATAGATTGGAAGATACCACCCCAAAAGACTTGATTTTAGAAGACGAAATTACTAAACAATTAGCAGATTTTCAAAAAGTCGCTGTTAATAATGCTGTGCAAAATATCCGAGATTATGGCGGCGCTTTCGTCTCTGATGTCGTTGGGTTAGGTAAAAGTTTTATTGGGGCTGCAATTGTCAAACGTTTTGAACAAACAGAACGCGCCCGTCCTTTAATTATTTGTCCTGCACCACTGCTAGAAATGTGGGAACGTTACAATGAAGTCTATCAACTAAATGCCCGTGTTCTATCAATGGGAATGCTAAAAGAAGATGATGAAAGCGGCTTCAAAGTTTTATTAGATGATTTTAAATATAAAGATAGAGATTTTGTATTAATTGACGAAAGCCATAATCTCCGAAATCACACTACTCAAAGATATAAGGTAGTAGAAACATTTTTAGCCACAGGTAAACGTTGTTGCTTATTAACAGCAACTCCCCGCAATAAAAGCGCTTGGGATATCTACTACCAACTAAAACTATTCCATCAAGATGATAAAACAGATTTACCGATAGACCCTCCCGACTTAAAACAATACTTCCAGTTAGTGGAAAAGGGCGAAAAGAAATTACCAGAGTTACTATCTCATATCCTCATTCGTCGTACTCGCAACCATATCTTACGTTTTTACAGCTTTGATGCACAAACCCATCAAAAAGTAGTAGATTCATCTAACTTTCGAGAATACCTTGACGGAACCCGACGCGCTTACGTAATTGTCGGTGGTAAACATCGATTTTTTCCCAAGCGAGAACTAGAAACCATTGAATACAGCATCGAAGACACCTATCAAGGACTTTACCAGGAATTACGTCAATATTTAGGCAAATCTCGCAAGCGTCAACTGGCTAAACCACTAGTCAACGAACTCAGTTATGCTCGTTATGGGTTATGGAATTATGTTTTAAAAGACAAACAAAAACAAGAGCCTTATAACACTTTGCAACGCGCTGGCGCTAACCTGCGAGGACTAATGCGGGTGCTATTATTTAAGCGCTTTGAATCGAGTGTTTATGCCTTTCAAGAAACTATTCAAAAATTATTGATAGTCCATGAAAGGTTTCTAAATGGACTATCTCAAGGGTTTATTCCCGCAGGAGAGGAAGCGCAAATATTACTATCAGCAGATTATAACCAAGCTGAAGAACAAGATTTAATGGATGTTTTACGCCAGGTGTCTGGTAAATATGACTTGGCGGATTTTAATGGAGAGAAATTACAACAGCATATTGAGCATGATATTAACCTACTCAAAAAGATTCAGGCGTTAGTTGAACCAATTACACCTGATAAAGATGCCAAATTACAGACTTTGATAAATTGGTTAGATAAACTTATACTCAAAGATAAAAAGCGGCTGATTTTTACTCAATATGCTGATACTGCTAAATATCTACACGAAAACTTAAACCCGCAAGGTCAGCAAGATGATATTGATGTTATTTATAGCGGAAGTAATAAGAATAAAACTCGTGTAGTTGGCAGATTTGCACCTAAAGCCAATAAAGAATATAAGTTTAAGCCGGGTGAATCTGAAATTAATACACTCATTGCTACCGATGTATTAGCAGAAGGTTTAAACCTCCAAGATGGCGACCTTATTATAAATTATGATTTGCATTGGAACCCTGTAAAACTAATTCAGCGTTTTGGTCGAATTGACAGAATTGGTAGCGATAAAGATGTAATTTATGGATACAATTTTTTACCTGAATTAGGCATTGAACGAAATTTAGGGTTGAAACAAAAGCTCAAAAACAGAATTCAAGAAATTCATGATTCTATTGGTGAAGATGCTGCAATTCTTGACCTTACGGAACAATTAAATGAAGAAGCTATGTATGCTATTTATGAGCAACAGGGTAAACAGTTGAGCCTTTTGGATATAGAAAGTGAAGAAGATTTCTTGGATTTAAATGAAGCTGAAGAAATTCTTAGAAAATTACAAAAAGAAGATTCAGGTGAATTTGAACGGATTGCTAATTTACCGCATGGTATTCGTACAGCTAAATTCTCTATGCAGCAGAAGGGGACATACGTTTTTTGTGAAGCTTCAGACCCCAATCGACCTGAAATTAAAGGCTATCAGCAGTTGTTTTTATTAGACGATGAAGGAAATATAGTTTCTAGGGATATCCCCCGCATTCTGGGTGCAATTAAAGCAGATTCTACTACTCCCAGCTTAAGAGTTCGCAAAGAGCATAACTCTGCTGTGATGCGTGTTAAATGTCAATTTGCAGAAGAGGTGAAGCATCGCCAAGCAGAACGAGAATTTAATCAGCGCTTGACTCAAGGACAACGGTATATTCTCCGTGAACTGAGAATATTTTTTAAATTAATTACAGAGGAAGAAGTAAAAGGTCAAGTCAATATTCTAGAAAAGGCGTTTCGCAGTTCCATAACTCAAGTAATCAACCGAGAGTTAAATATATTGCGACGTAATGGCTTCATCGGCCAGGAATTATTCAATCAATTGGTGCAAATTTACCGTCAACATAATATGCACGAATGGCTGAATAATAATAGTTTGCCTACACTGTCTGTGCCAATCCCGATTATTATTTGTAGTGAAGCTTTGGAATGA